One stretch of Akkermansia sp. RCC_12PD DNA includes these proteins:
- a CDS encoding GrpB family protein gives MSSSLPDEAFLSRMCHEELWRLFPIILSGSREEWAELYRRERDLLAEAVGCTRITRISHIGSTAVPGLDAKPTIDILMEVSPDSFVFETPPLLRKCGYMETHRDEERMGLVMVKGYTAEGFRGQAFHLHVRPWRDWDELYFRDYLAAHPKEAQKYAELKRSLKEKFEFNRDAYTEGKTKIITAMTRRAREEMPGRYVP, from the coding sequence ATGTCCAGCAGCCTTCCGGATGAAGCCTTTCTGTCCCGCATGTGCCATGAGGAACTCTGGCGCCTGTTTCCCATCATCCTGAGCGGTTCCAGAGAGGAATGGGCGGAACTTTACCGCCGGGAGAGGGACCTGCTGGCGGAGGCCGTGGGCTGCACCCGCATCACCCGCATTTCCCATATCGGCAGTACGGCGGTGCCCGGCCTGGACGCCAAGCCTACCATTGACATTCTGATGGAGGTTTCTCCGGATTCGTTCGTTTTTGAAACGCCTCCTTTGCTGCGGAAATGCGGTTATATGGAGACGCATCGTGACGAGGAACGCATGGGCCTGGTCATGGTAAAGGGCTATACGGCGGAGGGGTTCCGGGGGCAGGCCTTCCACCTGCATGTGCGCCCCTGGCGGGATTGGGATGAGCTTTATTTCCGGGATTACTTGGCTGCTCACCCTAAAGAGGCGCAGAAGTACGCCGAGCTTAAGCGCTCTTTAAAAGAAAAGTTTGAGTTCAACCGCGACGCTTATACGGAAGGAAAAACGAAGATCATCACGGCCATGACCCGCCGGGCGCGGGAGGAAATGCCGGGCAGGTACGTTCCGTAA
- a CDS encoding hydrogenase maturation nickel metallochaperone HypA, producing MHEVGIMEGALDMARRLMEENGGSRLVRVHMTIGSLSGVVPDALQSAFLALRDAYAAGNAALEITWVEALCRCDDCQEDFLFTDHGYICPGCGEPALAILRGRELELTRVEWE from the coding sequence ATGCATGAAGTAGGCATCATGGAAGGGGCGCTGGACATGGCGCGCCGCCTCATGGAAGAAAACGGCGGCTCCCGGCTGGTGCGCGTGCACATGACCATCGGCAGCCTGAGCGGCGTGGTGCCGGACGCCCTGCAATCCGCCTTTCTGGCCCTGAGAGACGCCTACGCGGCAGGGAATGCCGCCCTGGAGATCACCTGGGTGGAGGCCCTCTGCCGCTGCGACGACTGCCAAGAGGATTTCCTCTTCACGGACCACGGCTACATCTGCCCCGGCTGCGGGGAACCCGCCCTGGCCATCCTCCGGGGACGGGAGCTGGAGCTTACCCGCGTGGAATGGGAATGA
- a CDS encoding fumarate hydratase — protein MATPDFHYQDPFPLEKDDTQYRLITSDYVSVGEFEGHPMLKVEPEGLRLLAAEAFHDVAFFLRPAHLKQVAAILDDPEASANDKSVALTMLRNAEVAAAGILPFCQDTGTATIVGKKGQQVWTGCDDCEFLSHGVYDAYTQNNLRYSQTVALDMYTEKNTGTNLPAQIDIEAVEGMKYSFLFVAKGGGSANKTYLYQETKALLNPATLKKFLVEKMSTLGTAACPPYHIAFVIGGTSAEKCLKTVKMASTKYYDNLPTTGNEYGRAFRDVELEKELHAEACKLGLGAQFGGKWYALDVRVIRLPRHGASCPVGLGVSCSADRNAKAKITPEGIFIEQLETNPGQYIPEALRMTSSEAVSIDLNRPMKEVLADLSKYPVTTRLSLNGTIVVARDIAHAKLKERLERGEGLPQYIKDHPVYYAGPAKTPEGYPSGSFGPTTAGRMDSYVDLFQENGGSMIMIAKGNRSQQVTDACHKHGGFYLGSIGGPAAILAKNNIKKVELLEYPELGMEAIWKIEVEDFPAFILVDDKGNDFFAKIREGWACASCSH, from the coding sequence ATGGCAACACCGGATTTTCATTATCAGGACCCTTTTCCCCTGGAAAAGGACGACACCCAGTACCGCCTCATCACCTCCGACTACGTAAGCGTAGGGGAATTTGAAGGTCACCCCATGCTCAAGGTGGAACCGGAAGGCCTGCGCCTTCTGGCCGCGGAAGCCTTCCACGATGTGGCTTTCTTCCTGCGCCCCGCCCACCTGAAGCAGGTGGCCGCCATTCTGGACGATCCGGAAGCCAGCGCCAATGACAAGAGCGTGGCTCTGACGATGCTCCGCAACGCGGAAGTGGCCGCCGCCGGCATCCTGCCCTTCTGCCAGGACACGGGCACCGCCACCATCGTCGGCAAGAAAGGCCAGCAGGTCTGGACCGGCTGCGACGATTGTGAATTTCTTTCCCACGGCGTGTACGACGCCTACACCCAGAACAACCTGCGCTACTCACAGACCGTGGCGCTGGACATGTACACGGAGAAGAATACCGGAACCAACCTGCCCGCCCAGATAGACATTGAAGCCGTGGAAGGCATGAAGTATTCCTTCCTCTTCGTCGCCAAAGGCGGCGGCTCCGCCAACAAGACCTATCTTTACCAGGAAACGAAAGCCCTGCTCAATCCCGCCACGCTCAAGAAATTTCTGGTGGAAAAAATGAGCACGCTGGGAACGGCGGCCTGCCCGCCCTACCACATCGCCTTCGTCATCGGGGGCACCTCTGCGGAAAAGTGCCTGAAGACCGTGAAGATGGCCTCCACCAAGTATTACGACAATCTTCCTACCACTGGCAACGAATATGGCCGCGCCTTTCGCGATGTGGAACTGGAAAAGGAACTGCATGCGGAAGCCTGCAAGCTGGGGCTGGGCGCCCAGTTTGGCGGCAAGTGGTATGCGCTGGACGTACGCGTAATCCGGCTGCCCCGCCACGGCGCTTCCTGCCCGGTGGGGTTGGGCGTCTCCTGTTCCGCAGACCGCAACGCCAAAGCCAAGATCACGCCGGAAGGCATTTTCATTGAACAGCTGGAGACCAACCCCGGCCAGTATATTCCGGAAGCCCTCCGTATGACCTCCAGCGAGGCCGTCTCCATCGATCTGAACCGCCCGATGAAGGAAGTGCTGGCGGACCTGAGCAAATACCCCGTTACCACGCGTCTGAGCCTGAACGGCACCATCGTCGTAGCGAGGGACATCGCCCACGCCAAGCTCAAGGAACGTCTGGAACGTGGAGAAGGATTGCCCCAGTACATCAAGGACCATCCCGTTTACTACGCCGGTCCGGCCAAGACCCCGGAAGGCTATCCCTCCGGCTCCTTCGGGCCTACCACCGCGGGACGCATGGATTCCTATGTGGACCTGTTCCAGGAAAACGGCGGCTCCATGATCATGATCGCCAAGGGCAACCGCAGCCAACAGGTGACGGACGCCTGCCACAAGCACGGCGGCTTCTACCTGGGTTCCATCGGCGGCCCCGCCGCTATTCTTGCCAAGAACAACATCAAAAAGGTAGAACTGCTGGAATACCCGGAACTGGGCATGGAAGCCATCTGGAAAATTGAAGTGGAAGACTTCCCCGCTTTCATCCTGGTGGACGACAAAGGCAACGACTTCTTTGCCAAAATCCGCGAAGGCTGGGCCTGCGCCAGCTGCTCCCATTAA
- a CDS encoding family 20 glycosylhydrolase, which produces MMAAFAAGPLAGQDARQIADSLSIPEIKAGTRQLPMPSASGAQIKLLGADYEELVNSKGKIAPVISDTPVNLSFKVTKGGKEAISKDYEIILKAPVATQGNPKPRVIPEILQWKGGKGEYKLGSSITVSCPDKEFARTFAADLEDVLGRKVKLVSPGGKADISFSLFKESNVGKEGYSLAVNSGGIRIGALTPTGLYWGTRTLLQMLRQNPESVPCGTAVDFPRYPVRGFMLDIARTPYPLSYLKDLIRTMSWYKLNDLHLVINNNYIFHEHYVDNGHDPFKESYSAFRLESNVKGKDGTPLTAKDLSYTKKEFADLISYAKHHGVNIVPEFDTPGHALSFTRVRPDLIYKGPMNHEKRRCEMLDAGNPETINFVTKVFDEYLLKDPKLGRPVFAGCKVFHVGADEFYGDKEDYRHFADGVLSHALKRGYTPRIWGSLSAKPGKTPVVSKGVQMNLWSTGWMKAWEAVNLGYDVINTNDGALYIVPYANYYRMDRNHKGLYSNWIPNRIGNETLPAGHPQLLGGTFAIWNDETDIMHTGYSPYDIWGMLSGSMDVLSQKLWGKAKAPDTFEQHRELVAAIGNAPRTNPLHKWKDTQPFSVTPSSLPQKLDKPALGPKYRLTAELELNAAPEGKEQVLLSAPEGELLAVMKDGTVGFRRDDSLEFSFGVKLPAGKKVKVEIVGEPEKTSLFLDGQPAGTAVLKSFSDKSKDFIEKFKNRPKVHRSTFILPLKTLGESFQGKVYNFNVQPL; this is translated from the coding sequence ATGATGGCCGCATTTGCGGCGGGTCCGCTGGCGGGACAGGATGCCCGGCAAATAGCCGACTCCCTCTCCATCCCGGAAATCAAGGCCGGGACCAGGCAACTGCCGATGCCCAGCGCCTCCGGAGCCCAAATCAAGCTCCTGGGGGCCGACTACGAGGAACTCGTCAACAGCAAAGGGAAAATAGCTCCTGTCATTTCGGACACTCCGGTAAACCTCAGCTTCAAAGTGACCAAGGGCGGCAAGGAGGCCATCAGCAAGGATTATGAAATCATCCTGAAAGCCCCGGTAGCCACGCAGGGCAATCCCAAGCCCCGGGTTATCCCGGAAATCCTGCAATGGAAGGGCGGCAAGGGGGAATACAAGCTGGGTTCCTCCATCACTGTTTCCTGCCCAGACAAGGAATTTGCCCGTACTTTTGCCGCCGACCTGGAAGACGTGCTGGGCCGCAAGGTCAAACTCGTCTCTCCCGGAGGGAAGGCGGACATCTCCTTCTCCTTGTTCAAGGAAAGCAACGTCGGGAAGGAAGGGTACAGCCTTGCCGTGAATTCCGGCGGTATCCGCATCGGCGCCCTTACCCCTACGGGCCTCTACTGGGGCACCCGCACCCTGCTCCAGATGCTGCGCCAGAACCCGGAGAGCGTGCCCTGCGGCACGGCCGTGGACTTTCCCCGCTATCCCGTGCGCGGCTTCATGCTGGACATTGCGCGCACGCCCTATCCCCTCAGCTACCTCAAGGACCTGATCCGCACCATGTCCTGGTACAAGCTGAACGATCTTCACCTAGTCATCAACAACAACTACATTTTCCACGAACACTACGTGGACAACGGGCATGACCCGTTCAAGGAATCCTACTCCGCCTTCCGCCTGGAATCCAACGTGAAGGGGAAAGACGGCACGCCCCTCACCGCGAAGGACCTTTCCTACACCAAGAAAGAATTTGCGGATCTGATCAGTTACGCCAAACACCACGGCGTCAACATCGTGCCGGAGTTCGACACCCCCGGCCACGCCCTCTCCTTTACCCGGGTGCGTCCGGATCTTATCTACAAAGGTCCCATGAACCATGAAAAACGCCGCTGCGAAATGCTGGACGCCGGCAACCCGGAGACGATCAACTTCGTGACCAAGGTTTTTGACGAATACCTGCTGAAAGACCCCAAGCTGGGCCGCCCGGTATTTGCCGGCTGCAAGGTGTTCCACGTGGGAGCGGATGAATTCTATGGAGACAAGGAAGACTATCGCCACTTTGCGGACGGTGTGCTCAGCCACGCCCTCAAACGCGGCTATACCCCACGCATCTGGGGCAGCCTCAGCGCCAAGCCCGGCAAGACCCCCGTGGTGAGCAAGGGCGTTCAAATGAACCTCTGGAGCACCGGCTGGATGAAGGCGTGGGAAGCCGTCAACCTTGGCTACGATGTCATCAACACGAATGACGGCGCCCTTTACATCGTGCCCTATGCCAACTACTACCGCATGGACAGGAACCACAAGGGCCTCTATAGCAACTGGATTCCCAACCGCATCGGCAATGAAACGCTTCCTGCCGGGCATCCCCAGCTCCTGGGAGGCACCTTTGCCATCTGGAACGATGAAACGGATATCATGCACACGGGGTATAGTCCGTACGATATTTGGGGAATGCTTTCCGGTTCCATGGATGTCCTCAGCCAGAAGCTGTGGGGCAAGGCCAAGGCGCCCGACACGTTTGAACAGCATCGCGAACTGGTGGCGGCCATCGGCAACGCTCCGCGCACCAACCCCCTTCACAAATGGAAGGACACCCAGCCCTTTTCGGTCACTCCTTCCTCCCTGCCCCAGAAGCTGGACAAGCCTGCCCTGGGACCGAAGTACCGCCTGACCGCGGAACTGGAACTCAACGCCGCTCCGGAAGGGAAGGAACAGGTGCTGCTTTCCGCTCCGGAGGGCGAACTGCTCGCGGTTATGAAGGATGGTACCGTCGGATTCCGTCGTGATGACTCCCTGGAATTCTCCTTCGGCGTCAAACTGCCCGCAGGCAAAAAGGTCAAGGTGGAAATTGTGGGCGAGCCGGAAAAAACCAGCCTGTTCCTGGACGGGCAGCCTGCCGGAACTGCCGTGCTGAAAAGCTTTTCTGACAAATCCAAGGACTTTATTGAAAAATTCAAGAACCGTCCCAAGGTGCACCGTTCCACCTTCATCCTTCCGCTGAAGACCCTGGGTGAATCTTTTCAGGGCAAAGTGTATAACTTCAACGTCCAGCCCTTGTAA
- the hisC gene encoding histidinol-phosphate transaminase, whose product MSIESFANQHVLELVAYQPGKPIEETARELGLDPRDIVKLASNENPLGPSPRAVEAISRAAAGVNIYPDGAAFRLRSAIAEFCGVDFGQTVVGTGSSEVIELICHALLNPQAEVVAARHAFSMYPIMARLFGAAYVEIPNKPDWTHDLNGFLNAITDRTRIVFITNPTNPVGTVVGQREIDDFMAKVPDHVLVCFDEAYREFSDNPPDTLKFVREGRNVIVLRTFSKAYGLAGLRVGYGIAPEPVANMLHKARAPFNLHVLAQEAALAALEDQEHVRRTVENNAAGMRFYEQAFRDMGLEWIPSQGNFILVKVGQGKKVFNDMLAKGVIVRAQDGYGLPEWIRISIGTPAENARCVEVLKEVL is encoded by the coding sequence ATGAGTATTGAAAGTTTCGCAAACCAGCATGTGCTTGAGCTGGTGGCTTATCAGCCGGGCAAGCCGATCGAGGAAACGGCCCGGGAACTGGGCCTGGACCCCCGTGACATTGTGAAACTGGCCTCCAATGAAAATCCCCTGGGACCGTCCCCCCGGGCGGTGGAGGCCATCTCCCGGGCGGCTGCCGGAGTAAACATTTATCCGGACGGCGCGGCTTTCCGGCTGCGTTCCGCCATTGCGGAATTCTGCGGCGTGGATTTTGGCCAGACGGTGGTGGGCACGGGCAGCAGCGAGGTAATCGAACTCATCTGCCACGCCCTGCTGAACCCGCAGGCCGAGGTGGTGGCCGCCAGGCACGCCTTTTCCATGTACCCCATCATGGCCAGGCTGTTCGGCGCGGCGTACGTGGAAATTCCCAATAAGCCGGACTGGACCCATGACCTGAACGGGTTTCTGAACGCCATTACGGACCGCACGCGCATCGTATTCATCACCAACCCCACCAACCCGGTCGGCACCGTCGTCGGCCAGCGGGAAATCGACGATTTCATGGCGAAGGTGCCGGACCATGTGCTGGTGTGCTTTGACGAGGCGTACCGGGAGTTTTCCGACAACCCGCCGGATACCCTCAAATTCGTGAGGGAAGGGCGCAACGTGATCGTTTTGCGCACCTTTTCCAAGGCTTACGGCCTGGCGGGCCTGCGCGTGGGCTACGGCATTGCCCCGGAACCCGTGGCCAACATGCTGCACAAGGCGCGCGCGCCGTTCAACCTGCACGTTCTGGCGCAGGAAGCGGCCCTGGCCGCCCTGGAGGACCAGGAGCATGTGCGCCGCACGGTGGAAAACAATGCTGCGGGCATGCGCTTCTACGAACAGGCGTTCAGGGACATGGGGCTGGAATGGATTCCCAGCCAGGGGAACTTCATCCTGGTGAAGGTGGGGCAGGGCAAAAAGGTGTTCAACGACATGCTTGCCAAAGGGGTGATCGTCCGCGCGCAGGACGGATACGGCCTGCCGGAGTGGATTCGCATCAGCATCGGCACCCCCGCGGAAAACGCGCGCTGCGTGGAAGTCCTGAAGGAAGTTCTTTAA
- a CDS encoding helix-turn-helix transcriptional regulator, producing MSENQDELKAQIKVWLKQQKMTREEFAAKCFVSANTVRNWLARVFIPKDKEALIKLLMEKTEREKELKEAARAHWKPFAVMVNTDDYKLIEKAARKDNMTVEEWAEEILIRDAQERMEHVYPESLRVAEEPKRYGIPRTSGPDSSTSKPH from the coding sequence ATGAGTGAGAACCAGGACGAACTCAAGGCCCAAATCAAGGTTTGGCTGAAACAGCAGAAAATGACCCGTGAGGAGTTCGCGGCAAAATGTTTCGTGTCGGCCAACACGGTTCGCAACTGGTTGGCCAGAGTATTTATTCCGAAGGACAAGGAGGCTCTCATCAAACTGTTGATGGAGAAGACGGAGAGGGAAAAGGAACTCAAGGAAGCGGCCAGGGCTCATTGGAAGCCGTTTGCCGTCATGGTGAATACCGACGATTACAAGCTCATTGAAAAAGCCGCCCGAAAGGACAACATGACTGTGGAAGAATGGGCTGAAGAAATCCTGATCCGCGACGCTCAGGAACGCATGGAGCATGTTTACCCGGAATCCCTCCGCGTTGCGGAAGAACCCAAAAGGTACGGAATCCCGCGTACCTCCGGGCCGGATTCCTCTACAAGCAAGCCGCACTGA
- a CDS encoding HyaD/HybD family hydrogenase maturation endopeptidase, producing the protein MKAEEYTEDRRGCPVKGNAYPVLVLCVGNPLMGDDGVGVELAKRLQERDYGPLVQVEEGGTLGMTLLPLLEDADTVILVDAVKTGAAPGTLVTRSKEELPRHFSCVISPHQIGMKEVLGAAQLCGTLPRAITLVGVEAAHTDFCQPMSAEVRAAMPQALELIENLIARAVEDCADRENAHA; encoded by the coding sequence ATGAAAGCTGAAGAATATACGGAGGATCGGCGTGGCTGCCCCGTAAAGGGAAATGCCTACCCCGTGCTCGTGCTGTGCGTGGGCAACCCGCTCATGGGGGACGACGGAGTGGGCGTGGAACTGGCGAAACGGCTCCAGGAGCGGGATTACGGCCCGCTGGTGCAGGTGGAGGAGGGAGGCACACTGGGCATGACGCTGCTGCCCCTGCTGGAAGACGCGGACACGGTCATCCTGGTGGACGCCGTGAAGACGGGAGCCGCACCGGGCACGCTCGTCACGCGCAGCAAGGAGGAGCTCCCCCGCCATTTCTCCTGCGTCATTTCCCCGCACCAGATAGGCATGAAGGAGGTGCTGGGCGCCGCCCAGCTCTGCGGCACCCTGCCGCGCGCCATCACGCTGGTGGGGGTGGAGGCCGCGCACACGGATTTCTGCCAGCCCATGTCCGCAGAGGTACGGGCGGCCATGCCGCAGGCCCTGGAACTGATTGAAAATCTCATTGCCCGGGCGGTAGAGGACTGCGCGGACCGGGAAAACGCCCATGCATGA
- a CDS encoding cytochrome b/b6 domain-containing protein produces MKTTLINEDLTLVVEDAIPASTVYSPEEILALAVCASPNGSTDPGDLALLHAARERGIQLNYAQQADSWEAPSGERHYSTAILKAADKEDAVPFMVARGNLNALEKLCEVSNLEKERMNKAFEAYDPSGFQPVGIAVHRSGAPWRLLGVVPMHAMRDVRHLSKAKANFRYFHVWDWPLRVLHWTWVFCIIGLAVTGICIAEGWFLKMGDLHGAFQFGTLRFVHYALGWTLVVVMMLRFSCFFMASNKYQSFRALFPVSRQQWKDLYTTAVDYVFARSYDGPRYIGHNPLQQWTYTGVYVLFTTMIVTGLALYALYEPRHWFYHWFMPLNDLIGVPYVRLIHLIGMWCFIIFAMIHVYLSILSGNVDRDGTISSMFSGGRWLRKGVKFRDE; encoded by the coding sequence GTGAAAACGACCCTCATCAATGAAGACCTCACCTTGGTGGTGGAGGATGCCATTCCGGCCAGTACCGTTTACTCTCCGGAAGAAATCCTGGCGCTGGCCGTGTGCGCCTCCCCCAACGGGAGCACGGACCCGGGGGACCTGGCCCTGCTGCACGCGGCACGGGAACGCGGCATCCAGCTGAATTACGCCCAGCAGGCGGATTCCTGGGAGGCCCCGTCCGGAGAACGCCATTACAGCACCGCCATCCTGAAAGCCGCGGACAAGGAAGACGCCGTCCCCTTCATGGTGGCCCGCGGCAACCTGAACGCCCTGGAAAAACTGTGCGAGGTCAGCAATCTGGAAAAGGAACGCATGAACAAGGCTTTTGAAGCCTATGATCCGTCCGGCTTCCAGCCCGTGGGGATTGCCGTGCATCGCTCCGGTGCCCCGTGGCGCCTGCTGGGCGTGGTGCCCATGCACGCCATGCGGGACGTGCGCCATCTTTCCAAGGCCAAGGCCAATTTCCGCTACTTCCACGTCTGGGACTGGCCGCTGCGGGTGCTGCACTGGACATGGGTGTTCTGCATCATCGGCCTGGCCGTTACGGGCATCTGCATCGCGGAAGGCTGGTTCCTGAAAATGGGGGACCTGCACGGAGCCTTCCAGTTCGGCACGCTCCGCTTCGTCCATTACGCCCTGGGCTGGACGCTGGTGGTGGTGATGATGCTCCGCTTTTCCTGCTTTTTCATGGCCTCCAACAAGTACCAGAGCTTCCGGGCGCTGTTCCCCGTCTCCAGACAACAGTGGAAGGACCTGTACACCACGGCGGTGGACTACGTTTTTGCGCGGAGCTACGACGGTCCGCGCTACATAGGCCACAACCCCCTCCAGCAGTGGACGTATACGGGCGTATACGTCCTGTTCACCACCATGATCGTTACCGGGCTGGCACTGTACGCGCTGTACGAGCCGCGCCACTGGTTTTACCACTGGTTCATGCCGCTGAACGACCTGATCGGGGTCCCGTACGTGCGCCTGATCCACCTGATCGGCATGTGGTGCTTCATCATCTTTGCCATGATCCACGTGTATCTTTCCATTCTTTCCGGAAACGTGGACCGGGACGGCACCATCTCCTCCATGTTCAGCGGCGGCCGCTGGCTACGCAAGGGAGTGAAGTTCAGGGATGAATAA
- a CDS encoding SH3 domain-containing protein, translated as MNNTNMKYQVIKRHQSEFPNPVIISRGEKLVIGEKYEENKAWNDWYFCETEDRNKGWIPKQVIQWLGGSEGEALEDYSARELDAEEGEVLTGSQVLNGWIWCRNSASGEEGWVPVENLVPMGEDTEDR; from the coding sequence ATGAATAACACGAACATGAAGTATCAGGTAATAAAAAGACACCAAAGCGAGTTTCCGAACCCCGTCATCATTTCCAGGGGGGAAAAACTTGTCATTGGAGAGAAATATGAGGAGAACAAGGCTTGGAACGACTGGTATTTCTGCGAGACGGAAGACCGGAACAAGGGCTGGATTCCCAAACAGGTGATCCAATGGCTGGGCGGCAGCGAGGGGGAAGCGCTGGAAGATTATTCCGCCAGGGAATTGGATGCGGAGGAGGGAGAAGTCCTGACCGGTTCCCAGGTGCTCAACGGCTGGATATGGTGCCGGAATTCCGCTTCCGGGGAAGAAGGATGGGTGCCTGTTGAAAACCTCGTTCCCATGGGGGAGGATACGGAGGATCGATAA
- a CDS encoding NAD(P)H-dependent oxidoreductase: MISPQQYIDGLEWRYACKKFDPHARIEEPAWHALAESLRLSPSSLGLQLWKFVAVTNRELKERLREVSWNQSQVEDCSHYVVLCARRDATQKDVDRYLAQIEFTRHPSAEKLAASADFYGGYVKALTPEKMNTWLDCQVYIAVGFLLSAAAALRVDSCTIGGMDRQKYDEILGLDGTPYRSVVGVALGYRAQDDAYAREAKVRFPAGEVIDIRA; the protein is encoded by the coding sequence ATGATTTCACCGCAACAATACATTGACGGTCTTGAATGGCGCTATGCCTGCAAGAAATTTGATCCCCATGCCCGCATTGAAGAACCCGCCTGGCACGCCCTGGCGGAAAGCCTGCGGCTCAGCCCGTCTTCCCTGGGACTCCAGCTCTGGAAATTCGTGGCCGTCACGAACAGGGAGCTGAAGGAGCGCCTGCGGGAGGTTTCCTGGAACCAGTCCCAGGTGGAGGACTGCTCCCACTATGTGGTGCTGTGCGCCCGGAGGGACGCCACCCAGAAGGACGTGGACCGCTATCTGGCCCAGATCGAATTCACACGCCATCCGTCTGCGGAAAAGCTGGCCGCCTCTGCGGATTTCTACGGCGGCTACGTGAAAGCCCTGACTCCGGAAAAAATGAACACATGGCTGGACTGCCAGGTATATATCGCCGTCGGATTTCTGCTCAGCGCGGCTGCGGCTCTGCGGGTGGACTCCTGCACCATTGGAGGCATGGACCGCCAGAAATACGATGAAATTTTAGGGCTGGACGGGACGCCGTACCGTTCCGTAGTGGGCGTGGCCCTCGGCTACCGCGCCCAGGATGACGCCTACGCCCGCGAAGCGAAGGTGCGCTTCCCCGCCGGAGAGGTGATTGACATACGCGCCTGA
- a CDS encoding cysteine hydrolase family protein: MKALLIIDVQNDYFPGGKCELSGPEKALGNIVSVLRLFRKAGLPVIHVQHVNTRPDATFFLPGTDGVNIHTGLTPLPGEDVLVKHAPNSFYRTGLADLLRAKAVDELVVCGMMTHMCIDTTVRAAWDYQIPVTLLYDACATKDLSIMRETIPAKTVHNAYMAALDGIFARVLTAGEVEI, from the coding sequence ATGAAGGCTCTCCTCATTATTGACGTTCAGAATGACTATTTTCCCGGAGGGAAGTGCGAGCTTTCCGGTCCGGAAAAGGCTCTGGGGAACATCGTCTCCGTTTTACGGCTTTTCAGGAAGGCCGGGCTGCCCGTGATCCATGTTCAACATGTCAACACCCGTCCGGATGCCACCTTCTTCCTGCCGGGGACGGATGGCGTAAACATCCACACCGGATTGACGCCGCTGCCGGGTGAGGATGTGCTCGTCAAGCACGCCCCCAACAGTTTTTACCGGACGGGCCTTGCGGACCTGCTCCGTGCGAAGGCGGTTGACGAATTGGTTGTGTGCGGCATGATGACGCACATGTGCATAGATACCACGGTCCGCGCGGCCTGGGATTATCAAATTCCCGTGACCTTGCTGTACGATGCGTGCGCCACGAAGGACTTGTCCATCATGCGGGAGACGATACCGGCCAAAACCGTGCATAACGCCTACATGGCGGCCCTGGATGGAATATTTGCACGGGTCCTGACTGCCGGGGAAGTGGAAATCTAG
- a CDS encoding DUF4870 domain-containing protein gives MEETNQSSEPETPQETVVPAPVPPPTPAPTPVPPPSPGPVPPPSAASVPPPHPEPPPSPEPAASPQSNSDNFALVTAISPLLSLFTGAVPGLNIIAPLICWLIWKQDYPLVNQVGKNVVNAQISWGIYLFASWAVFGILTLIFIGFLFIWIIPLVWIILSIIYTIKIANREYTYQMPFTITFIK, from the coding sequence ATGGAAGAAACCAATCAGTCATCCGAACCTGAAACTCCCCAGGAAACCGTGGTTCCTGCTCCTGTTCCACCCCCCACTCCCGCTCCCACCCCTGTTCCGCCGCCATCTCCTGGACCGGTTCCTCCTCCTTCCGCGGCTTCAGTTCCGCCTCCCCATCCCGAGCCGCCTCCATCCCCCGAGCCGGCCGCTTCACCGCAGTCCAACAGTGACAATTTTGCGCTCGTTACGGCTATTTCTCCTCTGCTTTCCCTGTTCACCGGAGCCGTTCCTGGATTGAACATCATTGCTCCGCTCATCTGCTGGCTGATCTGGAAGCAGGACTACCCCCTGGTGAACCAGGTGGGCAAGAACGTTGTCAATGCCCAGATTTCCTGGGGAATCTACCTGTTTGCGTCCTGGGCGGTCTTCGGAATTCTGACCTTGATCTTCATTGGTTTCCTGTTCATTTGGATCATTCCCTTGGTGTGGATCATCCTGTCCATCATATACACGATCAAGATCGCCAACAGGGAATACACGTATCAGATGCCTTTCACGATCACCTTCATCAAGTAA